GAATGATATTGGATTTACATCCAGTGTGATTAAAGTTGAAAATGAAAAGCGTAAAGTGGGAAGGAGTCATTATGGTTTTTTTACTCGATTTGCGCTGATGTTGGATTTGCTGATTAGTTTTAGCAAAGCACCTTTGAATGCAGCCATTTATGTAGGTCTTTTTACATTTATTGCAACCTCAATTGCGTCAATTTATAAGCTTTATCAGTATTTTTATTGGCATATACTTCCCGGATATACATCCACTATTTTAGCTATTTTTTTCTTTGGAAGCCTCAATTTACTAGTGTTAGGATTTATTGGACGCTATGTGGCCAACATATATACAGAAGTGCAACAGCGCCCGCTTTATCATATCCAAAAAAAAATTAAACTGTAGCTTTTGAGCCTAGGAAAACAAAAATGTGCATTGACGCATGCTTTCATTACTTTTAATCGAATCGTGAGCGAAAATTAATGCTACTTTTATGCTCCAATTAGCGCATGATAACTTTTAACAAGCCTTTTTTTGTTGGGACAGAACTGGAAAATATAAAGGAGGCAGTTTCATCCATGAAAATTTCCGGGAATGGAGCATATACTCAAAAATGCCATCGTTTTTTTGAGGATAAATACGGCTTTCAGAAAGTGCTTCTCACTACTTCCTGCACTGCAGCGCTCGAAATGGCAGCTTTGCTTATGGATATTAAAGAAGGGGATGAGATTATTGTTCCTTCATTTACATTTGTTTCTACTGCAAATGCATTTGTGTTGCGCGGGGCTAATATTGTATTTGCAGACAGCTCATCAAGAAATCCCAATATCGATGTTAGTCGACTCGAGACTTTAATTACACCAAAAACAAGAGCAATTGTTGTTGTGCATTATGCCGGTGTTGCATGCGATATGGAAGCGCTAGTTGAGCTTGCGCATAAGTACAAACTTTATTTGGTGGAGGATGCAGCGCATGCAATACATGCTTTTTATAAGGACAAGCCCTTGGGAAGCTTTGGTCATTTTGCGGCATTTTCATTTCATGAAACAAAAAATATTAGTTCCGGAGAAGGTGGAATGTTGGTTATAAATGACACCAAGTTTTTCGACCGTGCTGAAATAATATGGGAAAAGGGAACAAATCGTGCAGCTTTTTTTCGCGGAGAAATAGCTAAATACAACTGGATGGATATTGGTTCATCTTATTTACCGTCTGATATTACCGCTGCAATTCTTTACGCGCAACTTCAACAAATTGAAAGTATTCAGAGCAAAAGAATCGCTTTGTGGAATGAGTATGCCAGCTTAATGCAGCCATTGATAGATAGCAATAGGATGAATAACTGCTTTATTCCCGATTTTGCACACCATAATGCACATTTGTTTTATTTGTTATGCAAGAGTGCCGAGGAGAGAGGGCAGTTGCTGTTGCATTTGAATGGTAATGAAATTCAGGCCCTTGGGCATTATTTGCCTTTGCATTTAGCACCCTTTCAGCGAAATACGGTTATTCCCCAAAGTTTAAATGAATGCATCCGCTACAGTAATTGTCTGGTTCGTTTTCCGATGTATTTTGAATTAAGCATCCAGCAAGTGCGTCAAATAGTAGCAAGCGTTAAAGAATTTTATAATTTTGAAAAAACATTAAATACGTGATTAGATTTATTAAGGAGGAGTTTTTGTTTCTATTTTTAGTTATCAGTTGGACAATTGTTGGAATTTATTTTGGACCTGCTATATATATTTATTTGCCTTTGAGTATTGTTTTGCTGAAGGTTCAAAATCAAATAATGTACTTATTTCTTGGATTTTTTTTGGTGCTGATATTTAGCGATAGCAGGCACTATGAAATGATGTGGGCAGCAGGTGTCAAAGAGGTATACATTGTGTTTTTGGGTATCTTCTTATTTTTAGATAGAAAAAGTTTTGCAGTTTCTAATACGTTTTATCAGCGCTTTCTTCCATTTCTTTTGGTAGCGGTATATTGTGATATGGACTCGCCGGATGTTTGGCTCGCACTTCAAAAAACATTGTCTTATTTTTTATTGCTGGCAGTAGTACCTAATTATGTAATAAAGCTGTATTACGAAGATGCACAGCGGTTCTTTCATTCGCTTATCATGCTCGCTTGCTTGGTGTTATTGGTAGGATTAGTTTTTGTTTTTGTTTCCTACGATTTAGTTTTTTTCGCAAAACGATATTGTGGTTTACTTGGAAATCCCAATGGATTGGGAATTTATTGTATGATGATATTTTTGCTATTATCTACCATTAAAAATTTGTATCCGGATTGTTTTACTAAAAGGGAATATCTTTTTATTTATTTAGTCATTTTCTTTTCGGTGTTTCTTTCAGGCGCACGCAGCTCCATTTTGGCAATGGGAATTTTTATGCTGTTTAATTATTTTTATAAAATGTCGTCCTTTCTTGGTTTCATTGTATTTCTCTTGATTATTTTATCCTATCAACTTTTTGAAGATAACTTTGCATTAATAGTGAATGCGTTGAACCTCGAGAAGTATATTCGTTTAGAAACGATAAACACAGCCTCCGGACGCATCATCGCATGGAGTTTTGCATGGGAGGAAATTCAAAAGAACATATTTTTTGGACGTGGATTTTCGTATACCGATATTTTGTTCCATGTGAATGAGAAGAGCCTAAGTGTTAAGGGGCATCAAGGTAATGCGCACAATTCCTACCTCACACTATGGTTGGAAACCGGATTGGTGGGATTGTTCTTTTATTTATTTGCTTTAATCTCCGAGTT
The sequence above is a segment of the Bacteroidota bacterium genome. Coding sequences within it:
- the rffA gene encoding dTDP-4-amino-4,6-dideoxygalactose transaminase, producing MITFNKPFFVGTELENIKEAVSSMKISGNGAYTQKCHRFFEDKYGFQKVLLTTSCTAALEMAALLMDIKEGDEIIVPSFTFVSTANAFVLRGANIVFADSSSRNPNIDVSRLETLITPKTRAIVVVHYAGVACDMEALVELAHKYKLYLVEDAAHAIHAFYKDKPLGSFGHFAAFSFHETKNISSGEGGMLVINDTKFFDRAEIIWEKGTNRAAFFRGEIAKYNWMDIGSSYLPSDITAAILYAQLQQIESIQSKRIALWNEYASLMQPLIDSNRMNNCFIPDFAHHNAHLFYLLCKSAEERGQLLLHLNGNEIQALGHYLPLHLAPFQRNTVIPQSLNECIRYSNCLVRFPMYFELSIQQVRQIVASVKEFYNFEKTLNT
- a CDS encoding O-antigen ligase family protein — its product is MIRFIKEEFLFLFLVISWTIVGIYFGPAIYIYLPLSIVLLKVQNQIMYLFLGFFLVLIFSDSRHYEMMWAAGVKEVYIVFLGIFLFLDRKSFAVSNTFYQRFLPFLLVAVYCDMDSPDVWLALQKTLSYFLLLAVVPNYVIKLYYEDAQRFFHSLIMLACLVLLVGLVFVFVSYDLVFFAKRYCGLLGNPNGLGIYCMMIFLLLSTIKNLYPDCFTKREYLFIYLVIFFSVFLSGARSSILAMGIFMLFNYFYKMSSFLGFIVFLLIILSYQLFEDNFALIVNALNLEKYIRLETINTASGRIIAWSFAWEEIQKNIFFGRGFSYTDILFHVNEKSLSVKGHQGNAHNSYLTLWLETGLVGLFFYLFALISEFIRSFKKTHVTIPIMYALLFQIFFESWLASSLNPYTINLIMILVIASVATKEFNRGKQELPEEIPDFYPQRFVPR